GATTGCTCGACTCTGTACGCCACTGATTTCCATCTAATCTTCTCCAGGAACTCTCTGGAGAACTCTTCGACGCGACAGCAGCGACTCTTTAGGGAAATGACGGAAACCTGAGGAAATGCGGGAATCTAGTGTGCAGGATAGGTCATTCACTTCGTTATGCGGCCATCCTGCTTACGACTTGCCTCGAAAAGAGGTTGTCGGGGGACGCTTCAGGTCGAATCCTGGCCGGATTGGGCTGGACAGAGGCCTTCCGCGAATTTGAAAAACGTCGGTTCGAGGAGCACTCGGAAGCGAAGTCGTTCGTCCCCATCGCGGGATTCCAGATGGAGCAAGCCCTCCCGGTACAGTCGATCAAGCAGAACGTTCACCGCTCAGGTGAGCGATGATATAGCTCGAACCCGGGTGGCGCAGTTTCCGCATCTGTTCGATGACCGCATCTCGATCGTAGTCCACACGTTGATGCTTCACAGCATAATCATTTCGGGTGCAATCGAGAACCACATAGCTCGCTCGCAGGTCGGGAGCGGACGGGTTGCTCACGCTTCCCAGATTCACCAGGTGGAACGGATCGATTCTCACGTCAAGCGGCACGTGGTGGTGACCGCCGAACACCAGATCCGCCTCGCAGCCGTCAACGATCGCGAGAAGTTCGTCGTCGGAGCTGCCCGCGAGAACACCGCGCCCATCGTCGCTTCCCGGTGACGCGTGGATGCCTAGCGCGCGAGTTCCGTCCGGAAGTTCTTTCCGGATTTCCAGCGGGAGTTGCTCGAGCCACGCGATCCAATCCGTTGCGCTCAGGCGACCCTGGGTCCACGCGAAGCTCCCCGCGCATTCCACGAGGGCTGGAAGTTTCGCCGCGTCTCGCGAGGCCTCT
This is a stretch of genomic DNA from bacterium. It encodes these proteins:
- a CDS encoding metallophosphoesterase family protein; amino-acid sequence: MRIALFSDIHGNDVALEAVLNHIEHSGGVDEYWVLGDLVALGPAPERVLERLADLPTTRIIRGNTDRYVFSGEDRPPPSIEEASRDAAKLPALVECAGSFAWTQGRLSATDWIAWLEQLPLEIRKELPDGTRALGIHASPGSDDGRGVLAGSSDDELLAIVDGCEADLVFGGHHHVPLDVRIDPFHLVNLGSVSNPSAPDLRASYVVLDCTRNDYAVKHQRVDYDRDAVIEQMRKLRHPGSSYIIAHLSGERSA